The Hylaeus volcanicus isolate JK05 unplaced genomic scaffold, UHH_iyHylVolc1.0_haploid 12197, whole genome shotgun sequence genome has a window encoding:
- the LOC128882894 gene encoding GPN-loop GTPase 3-like: MKFAQLVIGPAGCGKSTYCQILQEHSENQGKSCKVVNMDPAAEIFNYQCQIDIRDLICVDDVMQEMHYGPNGGLVYAMEYVIENLDWLEDQLNYFIDDDYVLFDCPGQIELYTHVPMMRQLVDILQRWDFKVCGVYCLDVSFITDIPKFIAGTLTVLSAMILLELPHVNVLTKCDLMDDESSIYEILDAEPTHLMQECRRHMPDRYRKLNERISELLEEYSLVSFVPLNISDEDSIACVAHTVNNAIQYGEDLEPKADFDIS; encoded by the exons ATGAAATTTGCTCAATTAGTTATTGGTCCGGCGGGATGCGGAAAA TCAACATATTGTCAAATTTTACAAGAACACTCTGAAAATCAAGGAAAATCATGTAAAGTTGTAAACATGGATCCAGCagctgaaatttttaattaccaaTGTCAAATCG ATATTCGTGACCTTATATGTGTTGATGACGTCATGCAAGAAATGCATTACGGTCCTAACGGAGGTCTTGTTTACGCTATGGA ATACGTCATAGAGAATCTTGATTGGTTAGAggatcaattaaattatttta ttgaTGATGACTATGTACTTTTCGATTGCCCTGGCCAAATTGAACTTTACACACATGTTCCTATGATGCGTCAATTGGTAGATATATTACAACGATGGGATTTTAAAGTTTGCG GCGTTTATTGTTTAGATGTGTCTTTCATAACGGATATACCAAAATTCATTGCAGGAACATTAAC AGTTTTAAGCGCTATGATTTTGTTAGAATTACCTCACGTTAAC gtGCTAACAAAATGCGATCTTATGGATGATGAGTCGTCCATTTATGAAATCCTGGATGCTGAACCCACCCATTTAATGCAGGAATGTCGT AGACACATGCCTGATCGTTATCgcaaattaaatgaaagaatatcTGAATTA TTAGAAGAATATAGTCTAGTTTCCTTTGTACCCTTAAACATAAGCGATGAGGATAGTAtag CTTGTGTCGCTCATACAGTTAATAACGCTATACAGTACGGCGAAGACTTAG AGCCCAAGGCCGATTTCGATATATCATAA